One stretch of Nodularia sp. LEGE 06071 DNA includes these proteins:
- a CDS encoding CAAD domain-containing protein, whose product METEQKQLEAFDAIDNAIAPGRMLPSSGGETANLPQLPPAYEPEAQWRRVARKTNHFLAQLPEYISSFFQKNQRSLLNVALILTAIITLKVVIAILAAINGVPLLSPTFELIGIGYFTWFSLRYLTKSETRQELTEKIRLFKQEIVGE is encoded by the coding sequence ATGGAAACTGAACAAAAGCAACTAGAAGCATTTGATGCAATAGATAACGCCATTGCACCTGGTCGAATGCTACCATCAAGCGGCGGAGAAACTGCAAATTTACCTCAGCTACCTCCAGCTTATGAACCGGAAGCTCAATGGCGACGAGTGGCGAGAAAAACAAATCACTTTTTAGCACAACTTCCTGAATATATAAGTAGCTTTTTTCAGAAAAATCAGCGCTCTTTGCTTAATGTTGCTTTAATTTTGACAGCAATTATTACGCTTAAAGTAGTAATCGCCATATTAGCAGCAATCAATGGTGTTCCTCTACTATCACCAACTTTTGAGTTGATTGGAATTGGTTATTTCACTTGGTTTAGTTTGCGTTATCTGACTAAATCTGAAACTCGCCAAGAATTAACTGAGAAAATTCGCTTATTCAAACAAGAAATTGTGGGCGAGTAA
- a CDS encoding MFS transporter, giving the protein MFQGVEPILRGVWLSMEIAPGNGTSEIFIPEQVSLVFSGNKFIVALLAGTLMALAFQFLLTNFSLAVGILSLGNDGAGSESSTWSGTIRRVETKISFWALITISMALFIACFLAVKLSLIESMLLGAIMGVVIWSTYFTLIVWLGSSTLGSLVGSFINTTNAGLQAILGTVTATIGSNAAKKQAVATAEEITDAVRRELTSGLDAEGFQNTLQSSLKSLQIPEINLGDVRQKFAQILSDVDLASLGDGDLLENINRETFIDLISSQGNLSKQQINQIADQLEEVWKQVIARQNPTEQVINLLKSATPEELKSENLGERLQELVGVRENGNGRNSLIKQGMQYGLGAAGTAVLNRVDFSDIDIEKITTQVQKLREKIQDIDVEEITHQLENIRDKTTAQIAARLPQQPENTIKADVEDYILNSLPWHFNRITIRDEFQEVIYDPQADPTTTRRELSQINQEDLRNWLQQRGDISEGRVTEITQQMESIREEVLEIVQQAEVREKGEELRLGIENYLRSTSKAELNAEAIERDFSSLLADFTDLEIGLQAFDRDACLRLLSHRQDVSETEADQIVSQLESICERVLNQERERQAQATETANQLWQRIEEYLRNTNKDELNPEGIKREFGALLEQPEVGINLIRTRLSHFNRDTVVKLLSQRQDLSESEVNRIFDQIQAVGDRILQAPQATVDQLAEYLRNTNLEELNPEGIRGDLETLLADPREGALAFRHRLSQIDRETLVKLLSQSQDLSEEQVNRRIDQVQEAINSIIKAPRRYASRAAQRVTDFETHLENYLRHTDKEELNPESIKRDLQLLLRDPQVGVGNLGDRLAKFDRSTIVALLSQREDISEEEANRIVDQIESVRDSIVGQLQQVQERLQSVIDGVFGKIRDYLNSLERPELNYESIQQDFAKLFDDPQAGFEALRDRLSQFDSDTLVAILSSREDITPEDANRIINQIEAARDGVLQRGERIQQEVQKRLEAIQEQAKQQAEETKRIVANAAWWLFGTAVTSLCASAIAGALATQLRYMIYIPPM; this is encoded by the coding sequence ATGTTTCAAGGTGTGGAACCCATTTTACGAGGGGTTTGGCTATCTATGGAAATAGCACCCGGAAATGGAACTTCAGAAATTTTCATCCCAGAACAAGTATCATTAGTCTTTTCTGGGAATAAGTTCATAGTCGCACTATTAGCCGGAACTTTAATGGCTTTGGCTTTCCAATTTTTGTTGACAAACTTTTCACTAGCTGTAGGAATTTTGTCTTTAGGAAATGATGGTGCTGGCTCCGAGTCGAGTACCTGGAGCGGTACGATTCGCCGAGTTGAAACTAAAATAAGTTTTTGGGCATTAATCACCATCAGTATGGCACTATTCATTGCTTGTTTTCTGGCAGTGAAATTGAGCTTAATTGAAAGTATGCTCTTAGGTGCAATTATGGGTGTGGTTATCTGGTCTACCTATTTTACATTGATAGTTTGGCTAGGTTCATCAACTCTGGGTTCTTTGGTTGGCTCTTTTATCAATACGACAAATGCGGGATTACAGGCGATATTAGGAACTGTAACTGCGACAATTGGCAGCAATGCGGCGAAAAAGCAAGCGGTTGCTACTGCTGAGGAAATTACAGATGCTGTCCGGCGAGAATTAACTTCAGGTTTAGATGCTGAAGGTTTCCAAAATACGCTGCAAAGTTCTTTGAAATCCCTGCAAATACCGGAAATTAATTTAGGAGATGTTCGCCAAAAATTTGCTCAAATTCTCAGTGATGTAGATTTAGCATCTCTTGGTGATGGTGATTTACTAGAAAATATCAACCGCGAAACATTTATTGATTTAATTAGCAGTCAAGGCAATTTATCCAAACAACAAATTAATCAAATTGCTGACCAACTGGAAGAGGTTTGGAAACAAGTTATTGCTCGTCAAAATCCCACTGAGCAAGTGATTAATTTGCTGAAATCTGCGACACCTGAAGAGTTAAAGTCAGAAAATTTAGGTGAACGGCTTCAGGAATTGGTGGGAGTGAGAGAAAATGGCAATGGTCGGAATAGTTTAATCAAACAAGGGATGCAATATGGCTTGGGTGCTGCTGGTACAGCAGTATTAAATCGGGTAGATTTTTCTGATATCGATATAGAAAAAATTACAACTCAAGTACAAAAGCTGAGAGAGAAAATTCAAGATATAGATGTTGAGGAAATTACACACCAGTTAGAAAATATCAGAGATAAAACTACTGCACAAATAGCTGCAAGATTACCACAGCAACCGGAAAATACAATCAAGGCGGATGTGGAAGATTACATTCTTAATTCTTTACCTTGGCATTTTAACCGCATCACCATTAGAGATGAATTTCAAGAAGTTATCTATGACCCCCAAGCAGATCCGACAACGACACGCCGGGAATTGTCCCAAATTAATCAAGAGGATTTGAGAAATTGGCTCCAACAGCGCGGTGATATCAGCGAGGGGAGAGTCACGGAAATTACTCAACAAATGGAAAGCATTCGGGAGGAAGTTTTAGAAATTGTCCAACAGGCGGAGGTACGCGAGAAAGGTGAAGAACTGCGCTTGGGGATAGAAAATTATTTGCGTTCTACAAGTAAAGCGGAACTGAATGCTGAGGCTATTGAACGAGATTTCAGCAGTTTATTAGCAGACTTTACAGATTTAGAGATTGGTTTACAAGCCTTTGACCGTGATGCTTGTCTGCGATTACTTTCCCATCGTCAAGATGTGAGTGAAACAGAAGCTGATCAGATTGTGAGTCAATTGGAAAGTATCTGCGAACGCGTTTTGAATCAAGAACGAGAACGCCAAGCACAAGCAACAGAGACAGCTAATCAATTATGGCAAAGAATTGAAGAATATCTGCGGAATACGAATAAAGACGAATTGAATCCTGAAGGTATTAAACGTGAATTTGGCGCTCTACTAGAACAGCCAGAAGTCGGGATTAATTTAATTCGCACCCGTTTATCTCATTTTAACCGGGATACAGTTGTGAAATTGCTGAGTCAACGGCAAGATTTGAGCGAGTCAGAGGTAAACCGGATATTTGACCAAATTCAAGCAGTAGGCGATCGCATTTTACAAGCACCGCAAGCAACAGTCGATCAATTAGCTGAATATCTCCGCAATACGAACTTGGAAGAACTCAACCCCGAAGGTATTAGGGGAGATTTGGAAACATTACTCGCTGATCCAAGAGAGGGTGCTTTAGCATTCCGTCATCGCCTATCTCAAATTGACCGTGAAACTTTGGTTAAACTCCTCAGTCAAAGCCAAGATTTGAGCGAAGAGCAAGTTAATCGGAGAATTGATCAGGTACAAGAGGCGATTAACAGTATTATTAAAGCGCCAAGACGTTACGCTAGTCGTGCTGCTCAAAGAGTTACGGATTTTGAAACTCATCTGGAAAATTATCTGCGTCATACCGATAAAGAAGAACTCAACCCCGAAAGCATCAAACGTGATCTGCAATTGTTGCTGCGAGATCCACAAGTGGGAGTGGGAAATTTAGGCGATCGCCTGGCTAAATTTGACCGTTCCACAATTGTGGCTTTACTATCGCAACGGGAAGATATTTCGGAAGAGGAAGCTAACCGGATTGTGGATCAAATTGAGTCGGTAAGGGATTCAATTGTCGGTCAATTGCAGCAGGTTCAGGAAAGGTTGCAATCGGTAATTGATGGGGTTTTTGGTAAAATCCGCGATTACCTCAACTCCTTGGAGCGTCCAGAACTGAATTACGAAAGCATTCAGCAGGACTTCGCGAAATTATTTGATGATCCTCAAGCGGGATTTGAAGCTTTGCGCGATCGCCTAAGTCAATTTGATAGTGATACCCTAGTTGCTATCCTCAGTTCTCGTGAAGATATTACCCCAGAGGATGCTAACCGAATTATCAACCAAATCGAAGCGGCGCGGGATGGTGTATTACAAAGAGGTGAACGCATCCAGCAAGAAGTGCAAAAACGCCTAGAAGCAATTCAAGAACAAGCCAAACAGCAAGCGGAGGAAACTAAAAGAATTGTGGCGAATGCGGCTTGGTGGCTATTTGGTACGGCTGTGACTTCTCTTTGTGCGAGTGCGATCGCCGGAGCCTTAGCAACTCAACTGCGGTATATGATATACATTCCCCCAATGTAG
- a CDS encoding general stress protein: MVVSAHRRAVGTFSNRRETEQALHELKNSGFPMDRVSVIAKDADHKDDVAGTKVTERIGNKADEGATAGAVTGGTLGGVAGLLVGLGTLAIPGIGPIMLAGATATTLATTLAGAGIGAAAGGLLGALIGLGIPEERAKVYHQRVERGHYLVMVEGTDAEIARAEQIFKRYGIEEFGVYDYPNEHREHYSEHDSIRRETTPVVDPVRTNYSATSDRDEPSVIIVDNRDHKV; encoded by the coding sequence ATGGTTGTTAGCGCGCACAGAAGAGCTGTAGGTACTTTTTCTAATCGTAGAGAGACTGAACAAGCACTGCATGAATTGAAAAATTCCGGCTTTCCAATGGATAGAGTTTCTGTGATTGCCAAAGATGCAGATCATAAAGATGATGTTGCTGGGACTAAAGTCACAGAACGAATCGGTAATAAAGCCGATGAAGGTGCAACAGCTGGGGCTGTGACTGGCGGTACTTTGGGCGGTGTAGCTGGCTTATTAGTTGGTCTGGGAACTTTAGCAATTCCTGGAATTGGACCAATTATGCTCGCAGGTGCAACAGCAACAACTTTGGCTACAACTCTGGCTGGAGCTGGTATTGGTGCAGCAGCAGGTGGCTTACTTGGGGCATTAATCGGCTTAGGAATTCCCGAAGAACGAGCCAAAGTTTATCACCAGCGAGTTGAACGAGGACATTATTTAGTCATGGTGGAAGGCACAGACGCAGAAATTGCCAGAGCCGAACAAATTTTCAAACGCTACGGTATTGAAGAGTTTGGTGTTTATGACTACCCGAATGAACACAGAGAACATTACTCAGAGCATGATTCCATCAGACGTGAGACGACACCAGTTGTAGATCCAGTTCGTACCAATTACTCAGCCACAAGCGATCGCGATGAACCATCAGTAATAATTGTTGACAATCGTGATCACAAGGTTTAA
- a CDS encoding BON domain-containing protein: MKKLTPFLISCVLLFGAAACNDTARTDSAAPAPGQVGEVPTAEQREASLEESQSEVRRDQLDADIRAREERNLAAGGDLTDRTAEDLASEVRSKLEANIPDGILTVEATEEGIVTVSGTVNEPNELSKIKPLAQEINGVNDVIVKAVVAPPQG; this comes from the coding sequence ATGAAAAAACTAACTCCTTTCTTAATTAGTTGCGTTTTATTGTTCGGTGCGGCTGCTTGTAATGACACTGCGAGAACAGATTCAGCAGCTCCGGCTCCAGGTCAAGTGGGAGAAGTACCAACAGCAGAACAAAGAGAAGCCTCTCTAGAAGAGTCTCAGAGCGAAGTTCGCAGAGATCAACTAGATGCAGACATTCGCGCTCGTGAAGAGAGAAATTTGGCCGCTGGTGGCGATCTTACCGATAGAACTGCGGAAGACTTAGCCAGTGAAGTGCGTTCTAAGTTGGAGGCTAATATCCCCGATGGCATATTAACAGTTGAGGCGACAGAAGAAGGTATAGTCACTGTATCCGGAACTGTAAATGAGCCAAATGAGTTATCTAAAATTAAACCATTAGCCCAAGAAATTAATGGTGTGAATGATGTGATTGTTAAGGCCGTCGTGGCTCCACCACAGGGCTAA